One Streptomyces sp. RPA4-2 genomic window carries:
- a CDS encoding aldehyde dehydrogenase family protein: protein MTSTTAFWLAGRQATGETAFDVTSPWDGRLVAQVSVPTEAQVEEAVAAAYAVRDEFAATPAHVRAAALDHVSRRLVERTEEIARLISAENGKPIKWARGEVGRAVSVFRFAAEEARRFNGGEAQRLDTDLGGQGRLALTRRFPKGVVLGIAPFNFPLNLCAHKIAPAIAAGAPIILKPAPATPLSGLIIGDLLAETDLPAGSWSILPVSNDRMPALVQDERLPVISFTGSEKVGYAIMDSVPRKHCTLELGGNGAAVVLADWASDEDLDWAATRIATFSNYQGGQSCISVQRVIADASVYDRLLPRIVAAVEVQVTGDPSDDKTDVGPLVSEDAAKRVESWVDEAVRAGAALLTGGKRDGASYAPTVLADVPDDVTVSCEEVFGPVLTVRKVDGEAAAFAAVNDSKYGLQAGVFTHDLQSAFRAHRALEVGGVVVGDVPSYRADQMPYGGVKQSGVGREGVKFAMDDYTYERVLVLTGLAL, encoded by the coding sequence ATGACTTCCACCACCGCCTTCTGGCTCGCCGGCCGCCAGGCCACCGGCGAGACCGCCTTCGACGTGACCTCGCCGTGGGACGGCCGGCTCGTCGCCCAGGTCAGCGTCCCGACCGAGGCCCAGGTCGAGGAGGCCGTCGCCGCCGCGTACGCCGTACGCGACGAGTTCGCCGCCACCCCCGCCCACGTCCGCGCCGCCGCCCTCGACCACGTGAGCCGCCGCCTCGTCGAGCGCACCGAGGAGATCGCGCGGCTCATCTCCGCCGAGAACGGCAAGCCGATCAAGTGGGCCCGCGGCGAGGTCGGCCGCGCGGTCTCCGTGTTCCGTTTCGCCGCGGAGGAAGCCCGCAGGTTCAACGGCGGCGAGGCCCAGCGCCTGGACACCGACCTCGGTGGCCAGGGCCGCCTCGCCCTGACCCGCCGCTTCCCGAAGGGCGTCGTCCTCGGCATCGCGCCGTTCAACTTCCCCCTCAACCTGTGCGCCCACAAGATCGCCCCGGCCATCGCGGCCGGCGCGCCGATCATCCTGAAGCCGGCTCCCGCGACGCCGCTGTCGGGCCTGATCATCGGTGACCTGCTCGCCGAGACGGACCTGCCCGCCGGTTCGTGGAGCATCCTGCCGGTCTCCAACGACCGCATGCCCGCCCTCGTCCAGGACGAGCGCCTGCCCGTGATCTCGTTCACCGGTTCCGAGAAGGTCGGTTACGCGATCATGGACTCGGTGCCCCGCAAGCACTGCACCCTGGAACTGGGCGGCAACGGCGCGGCCGTCGTGCTCGCCGACTGGGCGAGCGACGAGGACCTGGACTGGGCCGCGACCCGGATCGCCACCTTCTCGAACTACCAGGGCGGCCAGTCCTGCATCTCGGTGCAGCGGGTGATCGCGGACGCGTCCGTGTACGACCGGCTGCTGCCGCGCATCGTCGCCGCCGTCGAGGTCCAGGTGACCGGTGACCCGTCGGACGACAAGACCGACGTCGGCCCGCTGGTCAGCGAGGACGCGGCCAAGCGTGTCGAGTCGTGGGTCGACGAGGCGGTCCGGGCGGGTGCCGCGTTGCTCACCGGCGGCAAGCGCGACGGTGCCTCCTACGCGCCGACGGTCCTCGCCGACGTGCCGGACGACGTCACCGTCTCCTGCGAGGAGGTCTTCGGACCGGTCCTCACCGTGCGGAAGGTGGATGGCGAGGCAGCCGCCTTCGCCGCCGTCAACGACTCCAAGTACGGCCTGCAGGCGGGTGTGTTCACCCATGACCTGCAGAGTGCGTTCCGCGCGCACCGGGCGCTGGAGGTCGGCGGTGTCGTGGTCGGCGACGTGCCGTCCTACCGCGCCGACCAGATGCCGTACGGCGGGGTGAAGCAGTCCGGTGTCGGGCGCGAGGGCGTGAAGTTCGCGATGGACGACTACACCTACGAGCGCGTCCTCGTGCTGACGGGCCTCGCGCTCTGA
- a CDS encoding general stress protein, producing the protein MIQQSPTAPLDRPVVGSYPTYEGAQRAVDFLSDSKFPVEHTAIIGSDLRMVETVLGRLTRGRAALAGAGSGAWFGLLVGLLLSLFAAGNHHVLVLMISGLFYGAIFGALFGFAGHAFTGGRRDFASRSQIVASRYDVVAQAEVAEEAKNLLVKLGWREG; encoded by the coding sequence ATGATCCAGCAATCGCCCACGGCGCCGCTCGACCGGCCGGTGGTCGGCTCGTATCCGACCTACGAGGGCGCGCAGCGTGCGGTCGACTTCCTCTCCGACAGCAAGTTCCCGGTGGAGCACACCGCGATCATCGGCTCGGACCTGCGGATGGTGGAGACGGTCCTCGGCCGGCTCACCCGGGGCCGGGCCGCCCTGGCCGGCGCGGGCTCGGGTGCCTGGTTCGGGCTGCTCGTCGGCCTGCTCCTGTCGCTGTTCGCCGCGGGCAACCATCACGTCCTGGTGCTGATGATCAGCGGCCTGTTCTACGGCGCGATCTTCGGTGCGCTCTTCGGCTTCGCCGGTCACGCGTTCACCGGAGGCCGCCGCGACTTCGCGTCCCGCAGCCAGATCGTCGCCTCCCGCTACGACGTGGTCGCCCAGGCGGAGGTCGCGGAAGAGGCGAAGAACCTGCTCGTCAAACTCGGCTGGCGCGAAGGCTGA
- a CDS encoding LacI family DNA-binding transcriptional regulator, translating into MVTLAEVAQHAGVSASTVSYVLSGKRSISAETRQRVELSIRELGYHPNAGARALASSRSNIIALMVPLRTDMYVPVMMEIAIAVATHARTFGYDVLLLTGEEGPDAVRRVTGSGLADAMILMDVELDDERLPLLRRTDQPSVLIGLPADTSGLTCVDLDFGATGALCAEHLAVLGHRDIAVIGEAPAVYERHTGFAERTLDGLRSRARELGLRVLHRPCEGGFDAMSLTLARVFDERPGTTGFVVQNESAVEPLLALLRRQRRAVPEDVSVIAICPDQVATQASVRLTSVAIPAQEMGRQAVEMVIAKLEGRGSVEVALIAPELTIRASTGPAPASA; encoded by the coding sequence ATGGTCACCCTCGCCGAGGTCGCCCAGCACGCCGGGGTCTCGGCGAGCACGGTGAGCTATGTCCTCAGCGGCAAGCGGTCCATCTCCGCGGAGACCCGGCAGCGGGTCGAGCTGAGCATCCGGGAACTCGGCTACCACCCGAACGCGGGCGCCCGGGCCCTGGCGAGCAGCCGGTCCAACATCATCGCGCTGATGGTTCCGCTCCGCACCGACATGTACGTACCCGTGATGATGGAGATCGCCATCGCGGTGGCGACCCACGCCCGCACCTTCGGGTACGACGTGCTGCTGCTCACCGGCGAGGAGGGGCCCGACGCCGTGCGCCGGGTCACCGGCAGCGGGCTCGCCGACGCGATGATCCTGATGGACGTCGAACTCGACGACGAGCGGCTGCCGTTGCTGCGCCGGACGGACCAGCCGTCCGTGCTGATCGGGCTGCCCGCCGACACCTCGGGACTGACCTGCGTCGATCTCGACTTCGGGGCGACGGGCGCGCTGTGCGCCGAGCATCTGGCGGTGCTGGGCCACCGGGACATCGCCGTCATCGGCGAGGCACCCGCCGTCTACGAACGGCACACGGGCTTCGCCGAGCGCACGCTCGACGGACTCCGTTCCCGCGCCCGCGAGTTGGGCCTGCGGGTGCTGCACCGTCCCTGCGAGGGCGGCTTCGACGCGATGTCCCTGACGCTGGCCCGGGTCTTCGACGAGCGCCCCGGCACCACGGGCTTCGTCGTACAGAACGAGTCCGCGGTCGAGCCGCTGCTCGCCCTGCTGCGCCGGCAGCGCCGGGCCGTCCCCGAGGACGTGTCGGTGATCGCGATCTGCCCGGACCAGGTCGCCACGCAGGCCTCGGTGCGGCTGACGTCGGTCGCCATCCCCGCCCAGGAGATGGGCCGGCAGGCCGTCGAGATGGTGATCGCCAAGCTGGAGGGGCGCGGCAGCGTCGAAGTCGCGCTCATCGCACCCGAGTTGACGATCCGCGCGAGCACGGGCCCGGCCCCGGCGTCCGCCTGA
- a CDS encoding acyl-CoA dehydrogenase family protein, with protein sequence MSATPHRPTVTEREARQVAEAAREQDWRKPSFAKELFLGRFRLDLIHPHPLPPDEAVQRGEEFLAKLRDFCETKIDSARIEREARIPDEVVDGLKELGALGMKIDTKYGGLGLTQVYYNKALALVGSASPAIGALLSAHQSIGVPQPLKIFGTKEQKDTFLPRCARTDISAFLLTEPDVGSDPARLATSAVPDGDDYVLDGVKLWTTNGVVADLLVVMARVPKSEGHKGGITAFVVEAGSDGITVEHRNAFMGLRGLENGVTRFHQVRVPAANRIGPEGAGLKIALTTLNTGRLSLPAMCVGAGKWCLKIAREWSAAREQWGKPVAFHEAVGAKISFIAATTFALEAVVDLSSQMADEDRNDIRIEAALAKLYGSEMACLMADELVQIRGGRGFETAASLKARGERAVPAEQILRDLRINRIFEGSTEIMHLLIAREAVDAHLSVAGDLIDPDKSLSDKARAGANAGVFYAKWLPKLVAGPGQLPRSYGEFQHGVDLSPHLRYVERSSRKLARSTFYAMSRWQGRMETKQGFLGRIVDIGAELFAMSAACVRAELLRSEGEHGREAYQLADAFCRQSRIRVDELFGRLWTNTDELDRRVVKGVMSGTYTWLEEGVVDPSGDGPWIADATPGPAQRENVRRPIR encoded by the coding sequence TTGTCCGCAACACCCCACCGGCCCACAGTCACCGAACGTGAGGCCCGTCAGGTCGCCGAGGCGGCGCGGGAACAGGACTGGCGCAAGCCCAGCTTCGCCAAGGAACTGTTCCTCGGGCGCTTCCGGCTCGACCTGATCCACCCGCACCCCCTGCCGCCCGACGAGGCGGTCCAGCGCGGCGAGGAGTTCCTCGCCAAACTGCGCGACTTCTGCGAGACGAAGATCGACTCCGCCCGTATCGAGCGCGAGGCGCGGATCCCCGACGAGGTCGTCGACGGGCTCAAGGAGCTCGGCGCCCTCGGCATGAAGATCGACACCAAGTACGGCGGCCTCGGCCTCACCCAGGTGTACTACAACAAGGCACTCGCCCTGGTCGGCTCCGCGAGCCCGGCGATCGGCGCCCTGCTCTCCGCGCACCAGTCGATCGGCGTGCCACAGCCGCTGAAGATCTTCGGCACCAAGGAGCAGAAGGACACCTTCCTGCCCCGCTGCGCCCGTACCGACATCTCGGCCTTCCTGCTCACCGAGCCGGACGTCGGCTCCGACCCGGCGCGGCTGGCCACGTCCGCCGTGCCGGACGGCGACGACTACGTCCTCGACGGCGTGAAGCTCTGGACGACCAACGGTGTCGTCGCCGATCTGCTCGTCGTCATGGCGCGGGTGCCGAAGTCCGAGGGCCACAAGGGCGGCATCACGGCGTTCGTGGTGGAGGCCGGTTCCGACGGCATCACCGTCGAACACCGCAACGCCTTCATGGGCCTGCGCGGTCTGGAGAACGGTGTCACCCGCTTCCACCAGGTACGCGTCCCCGCCGCGAACCGGATCGGCCCGGAGGGCGCGGGTCTGAAGATCGCGCTGACCACGCTCAACACGGGCCGGCTCTCGCTCCCCGCCATGTGCGTCGGAGCGGGGAAGTGGTGTCTCAAGATCGCCCGCGAGTGGTCCGCCGCGCGCGAGCAGTGGGGCAAGCCGGTCGCCTTCCACGAGGCGGTCGGAGCGAAGATCTCCTTCATCGCGGCGACGACGTTCGCCCTGGAGGCGGTCGTCGACCTGTCCTCGCAGATGGCCGACGAGGACCGCAACGACATCCGTATCGAGGCCGCCCTCGCCAAGCTGTACGGCTCCGAGATGGCCTGTCTGATGGCCGACGAACTGGTCCAGATCCGCGGCGGCCGCGGCTTCGAGACCGCCGCGTCCCTCAAGGCCCGCGGTGAACGGGCGGTCCCGGCCGAGCAGATCCTGCGGGACCTGCGCATCAACCGCATCTTCGAGGGCTCGACGGAGATCATGCACCTGCTGATCGCCCGCGAGGCCGTGGACGCCCACCTCTCGGTGGCCGGTGACCTCATCGACCCCGACAAGTCCCTCTCGGACAAGGCGAGGGCGGGCGCCAACGCCGGCGTCTTCTACGCCAAGTGGCTCCCGAAGCTGGTCGCGGGCCCCGGTCAGCTCCCGCGCTCGTACGGCGAGTTCCAGCACGGCGTCGATCTCTCGCCGCATCTGCGCTACGTCGAACGCAGTTCCCGCAAGCTGGCCCGCTCCACCTTCTACGCCATGTCGCGCTGGCAGGGACGGATGGAGACCAAGCAGGGCTTCCTCGGCCGGATCGTCGACATCGGCGCCGAACTCTTCGCGATGAGCGCCGCCTGCGTGCGGGCCGAACTCCTGCGCAGCGAAGGGGAGCACGGCCGTGAGGCGTACCAGCTCGCAGACGCCTTCTGCAGGCAGTCCCGCATCCGAGTCGACGAACTCTTCGGGCGGCTGTGGACCAACACCGACGAGCTCGACCGCAGGGTCGTCAAGGGCGTGATGTCGGGCACCTACACCTGGCTGGAGGAGGGGGTCGTCGACCCGTCCGGCGACGGACCGTGGATCGCCGACGCGACGCCCGGTCCCGCCCAGCGGGAGAACGTGCGCCGGCCCATCCGCTGA
- a CDS encoding lamin tail domain-containing protein: MRIRAALPALAGAVALTGTFLLSTPAQAAGGVTIHHVWFDSPGSDNRSNASLNGEWVQLRNTGSAAVSLKGWVLKDVSNHRYTFPNVKIGAGRTMKVHTGSGTDTTADKYQHRRAYVWNNTSDTATLTKASGSKVDSCSWTTRDPSDKYC, encoded by the coding sequence ATGCGGATACGCGCTGCCCTGCCCGCGCTCGCGGGCGCCGTGGCACTGACAGGCACGTTTCTTCTCAGCACTCCGGCGCAGGCCGCCGGCGGTGTGACCATCCATCACGTCTGGTTCGACAGCCCGGGCTCCGACAACCGCTCCAACGCGAGCCTCAACGGCGAGTGGGTGCAGCTCAGGAACACCGGTTCCGCGGCGGTCTCGCTCAAGGGCTGGGTCCTGAAGGACGTGTCGAACCACCGGTACACCTTCCCCAACGTGAAGATCGGGGCGGGCAGGACCATGAAGGTGCACACCGGAAGCGGTACGGACACCACGGCGGACAAGTACCAGCACCGCCGCGCGTACGTCTGGAACAACACCAGTGACACGGCCACGCTCACGAAGGCGAGCGGCTCCAAGGTCGACTCGTGCTCGTGGACGACGCGGGATCCCAGCGACAAGTACTGCTGA